The genome window TTATGATATCAGGTATAGAAGTAAAAATAAAATGAAGCTACCAAAAAAGCAAGTTATAGGAACGACATCCTGGTTAGTACCAGGAACATACTATGAAAATGCCCTCATAGCTTCCCCTTTCGTAGACTTTATAGAACTACTTGTCTACACATGGGATGAAGATACCAAGGCCCTACTAATTTCAGAAATAGAAAAATTAAACTCTTTAACCGAAAAAAACAATCTCTTATATACGGTTCATCTACCAACTGATAACATCATAAATGTAGAAATGGCGTATGACTTCTTTTTGAAGAGCAACTTAAAAATTATAAATTATGTGCTTCATCCTATGGAAGGAATAGAAAAGTTTTTACTGAAAAACGGTAAAAATGTCTCTTTAGAAAACCTTAAAGAAGAGATCGTTTATCATGAGAACCTTACCTTCGATATAGGCCACCACATGTTAGGAAAAAAATTTCCTAAAAGCTATATTAAAAATATAAGAGAAGTCCATCTTATGGGAGTTATTGGAGAAGAAGATCATCTTAAACTAAACGAAGCAACCTTAAATGAGTTAATAAACTTCTTAGGAGAAAGGCTCACTAGCATACCTATTATCTGCTTTGAAGTTTTCAACATTGATGATGCGGTAGAATCGATACTCCTATTTTCTAGATACACCAATAAAGAGGGATAGATATGAAGGTAACTGTAAAAGCTTACTTAATGAAGCTAATAGAAGAAATTATCTTTGCCTTCTCCTTCTTATCTCGATTACCTATCAAAACTGACCACTTTGAAAACTCCTTAAATATTCTAAAAAATATCTCATCCTATTTCACTCTGATAGGATATATCCCAGGTCTTATATATTCACTCACAGCGGTCTTTCAAAGTGAGATAGCTATCAGAATAGCAGGACTAGCCTTAGGCTTTTATCTTTTCGACCTCTTCCATTTTGATGGATTATTGGATATGCTCGATGGTTTCTTAAACCAATCGACACGGGAAAAAAGATTGGAAATAATGTCACGTGGAAACGTTGGTCCCTTTGCCGTCTTTTACGGCACTTTATATGTGATTGCCCTTTATACTACATTTTCTACTCTCAATCCTATAGATTACATGTATGCTTCTGTACTTGGCAGATATGCTATGACAATCCTAATTCACATTTCAAAACCAGCTAAAAAAGAGGGCCTTGCAGCCTCGCTTTTCCCACAAAGAAGATCAAGTTTGTTTTTAGCCTTGCTTTTTTCAACTCCTCTTATCCTATCTCCACAAAGATTTACACTGTCCCTCTCCATATCTATTCTGCTAGCCTTCATCATTAAAAGAATATCAGAAATCAAAATCAACGGAATAACAGGAGATGTCCTTGGAGGAACTTGCCTTATAAGCCAGCTAACTATCCTCCTCTCGCTCTCCATACTTTACTGATAGATTAATCCATCATTATACCGCCATCTACATCCATAATCTCACCTGTGATGAAGCTGGCGTAATCTGAAGCCAAGAACAATACGGCATGGGCTATATCTTCAGGTCTCCCAAAACGCCTTAAAGGAATGGTCTCCATAAAGGGCTTTCTTCTATCCTCAGAAAACCCGTTTAGCATCTTAGTCTCTGTAGGACCAGGACATATGGCATTTACATTAACTCCATATGGTCCCCCTTCTCTAGCTAACGCTTTTGTGAAAGCTATAACTCCTCCCTTAGAAGCAGCATAAATGGAGTTTCCAAATATTCCTCCTCCGCGTTTTCCAGCCACAGAAGCAATATTTATTATCTTTCCATACTTTCTTTCTATCATGTGAGGGAAAACAGCGCGACAAGTGTTAAAAACGCCTATTAAATTAACCGCTATAACCCTTTCCCATTCAGAAGGAAGGCACTCAACGAAAGGCTTAGTATAAACTATACCAGCATTATTAACGAGAACATCTATTTTACCATGCTTATTTAGGACTTCATCAATAGCCCTTTTAACCTCATCAAAGTTAGACACATCGACCTTATAAAATTCCCCTTTCCCTCCATGCTCGCTTATCTCATTTACGACAAGCTTTCCCTCTTCTTCAAGAATTTCAAATATAATAACAGTTGCTCCACTAGCAGAAAAAAATAGGGCTATAGATCGTCCTATACCTCTTCCTCCTCCTGTAACTAAAACAACTTTACCAGAGAAATCAAACTTCATAAAATACCCTCCTTAAAGAAAGCTCTTTAAGAGATTTTTTCTCCAGGGCTTTTATGCACATGAACAATTTTCCACCCCTCTGGGAAACGTATAGCAACTCGCGTTTCGTTAATGGTCCTATGCTTTAGCTCTCCTTCCTCCACCACAGTAAGCAAGAGAGTATAGCTAAATATGGCTGTATTACCGTAAACCTGAAGCCTCTTATCTAAGAGATCTATTCGATAAGGTTTACCCCTTGTAGCCCAGGACCTCTCAATCATAAAACGATGAAAAGGCAAACCATCTAAACGATGCGGGGTCACAAACCACTCATAGATCGCAAGATCGCTACTTGTGGTGGCTTCATAAGTGGTCCAATCACCATCGTATATGCTTTTAAGATGTCTCTCAAGAAAAGTCCAAAGCTCCTCTTCCATATCAAACGCCTCCTTTCGGCGAGAAGCTAAATAAAGTAAAGCCAGTTTCTTCATCTAAACCCCTAATTACGTTAACATCGCTTAGCTCCCTTATAACCACCTCAACGGTGACCAAAACTGGGTTTCCTTGCAAGACGTGACCGCCATAAACCCTTCCGTTTCTATCAGCCACAACTGCATGAAGATGAAGAGCTTTTCCCCCACTAGACGCCACTCCAACTATACCGTTTCCACACAAAAGCTCTATGGGGCCATCAATTTCAACTGGATCACAATACTTTACGCCCATCTTATTTTGATCATCTCTTATGGGGTAAACAAATGTAAATTTTCTAAGGCTACCAAGCACTAAATCTATACTACCGCTTGATATACCATGGTCCTCGCATATCCTCAATATACCTTCTATAAGGTCCGTTCCTGGAAAAACCCTACCAACTACGACTCTATTAGATAGAGAGCTTACCGATACGACCCTTACTTCACCCAAAATAACCACCCCTTATTTAAGGGTCACAGTGGGTAACCACATAACTATATCAGGAAAGATTATG of Synergistota bacterium contains these proteins:
- a CDS encoding adenosylcobinamide-GDP ribazoletransferase, with amino-acid sequence MKVTVKAYLMKLIEEIIFAFSFLSRLPIKTDHFENSLNILKNISSYFTLIGYIPGLIYSLTAVFQSEIAIRIAGLALGFYLFDLFHFDGLLDMLDGFLNQSTREKRLEIMSRGNVGPFAVFYGTLYVIALYTTFSTLNPIDYMYASVLGRYAMTILIHISKPAKKEGLAASLFPQRRSSLFLALLFSTPLILSPQRFTLSLSISILLAFIIKRISEIKINGITGDVLGGTCLISQLTILLSLSILY
- a CDS encoding SDR family oxidoreductase, producing the protein MKFDFSGKVVLVTGGGRGIGRSIALFFSASGATVIIFEILEEEGKLVVNEISEHGGKGEFYKVDVSNFDEVKRAIDEVLNKHGKIDVLVNNAGIVYTKPFVECLPSEWERVIAVNLIGVFNTCRAVFPHMIERKYGKIINIASVAGKRGGGIFGNSIYAASKGGVIAFTKALAREGGPYGVNVNAICPGPTETKMLNGFSEDRRKPFMETIPLRRFGRPEDIAHAVLFLASDYASFITGEIMDVDGGIMMD
- a CDS encoding DNA-binding protein, which encodes MGEVRVVSVSSLSNRVVVGRVFPGTDLIEGILRICEDHGISSGSIDLVLGSLRKFTFVYPIRDDQNKMGVKYCDPVEIDGPIELLCGNGIVGVASSGGKALHLHAVVADRNGRVYGGHVLQGNPVLVTVEVVIRELSDVNVIRGLDEETGFTLFSFSPKGGV
- a CDS encoding nuclear transport factor 2 family protein, translated to MEEELWTFLERHLKSIYDGDWTTYEATTSSDLAIYEWFVTPHRLDGLPFHRFMIERSWATRGKPYRIDLLDKRLQVYGNTAIFSYTLLLTVVEEGELKHRTINETRVAIRFPEGWKIVHVHKSPGEKIS